The Vibrio astriarenae genome contains a region encoding:
- a CDS encoding flagellar basal body P-ring protein FlgI produces the protein MKKFVLVLIALVLTVAQAHAARIKDVAQVAGVRSNQLVGYGLVTGLPGTGESTPFTDQSFNAMLQNFGIQLPPGTKPKTRNVAAVMVTAEIPAFTKQGQTIDVTVSSIGSAKSLRGGTLMQTMLKGLDGQVYAVAQGNLVVSGFSASGADGSKVVGNNPAAGMISSGAMVEREIPSPFSRGDHITFNLLQSDFTTAQRMADAINNFLGPNMANAMDATSIRVRAPRDISQRVAFLSAVENIEFNPADGSAKIIVNSRTGTIVVGQHVRLKPAAVTHGGMTVAIKENLNVSQPNAFAGGQTVVVPDSDIEVTEKQGSMFNFQPGLTLDDLVSAVNEVGAAPSDLMAILQALKQAGAIEGQLIII, from the coding sequence ATGAAGAAGTTTGTTTTAGTCCTAATAGCGCTCGTGCTAACAGTAGCACAGGCCCATGCAGCTCGTATCAAGGATGTAGCGCAGGTTGCTGGTGTACGTAGCAACCAACTCGTTGGTTACGGTCTTGTTACAGGCTTACCAGGTACCGGTGAATCAACGCCGTTTACGGACCAAAGCTTCAATGCCATGCTGCAAAACTTCGGCATTCAGTTGCCGCCAGGCACTAAGCCAAAAACAAGAAATGTTGCCGCTGTTATGGTCACGGCAGAAATTCCAGCGTTTACCAAACAAGGTCAGACGATTGACGTCACAGTCTCTTCAATTGGTTCAGCAAAAAGCCTACGTGGCGGTACTTTGATGCAGACCATGCTTAAAGGTCTTGATGGTCAGGTGTATGCAGTGGCTCAAGGCAACCTAGTGGTCAGTGGCTTTAGTGCGTCTGGCGCTGACGGTTCAAAAGTGGTTGGCAATAACCCAGCGGCAGGCATGATTTCTAGTGGTGCGATGGTAGAGCGAGAAATCCCGTCACCGTTTAGCCGAGGTGACCATATCACCTTCAACTTACTGCAGTCTGATTTTACGACAGCTCAGCGCATGGCTGATGCGATCAATAACTTCTTAGGGCCAAACATGGCAAACGCGATGGACGCAACGTCAATTCGAGTTCGTGCTCCGCGTGACATCAGTCAGCGTGTTGCTTTCCTATCAGCAGTAGAAAATATTGAATTTAATCCGGCAGATGGCTCGGCAAAGATCATCGTCAACTCACGTACTGGAACGATCGTGGTTGGGCAGCATGTGCGTCTTAAGCCTGCCGCTGTCACGCATGGCGGTATGACGGTCGCCATCAAAGAGAATCTCAATGTCAGCCAGCCGAATGCTTTTGCTGGTGGTCAAACGGTTGTGGTTCCAGATTCCGATATCGAAGTAACCGAGAAGCAAGGCTCAATGTTTAACTTCCAGCCAGGCCTGACATTGGATGACCTGGTAAGCGCGGTAAACGAGGTCGGTGCAGCCCCTTCTGACTTAATGGCCATTCTTCAAGCATTGAAACAAGCTGGTGCGATTGAAGGCCAGTTAATCATTATTTAG
- a CDS encoding flagellar basal body rod protein FlgF yields the protein MDRSLFLAMSGAKQNMQAMQLRANNLANVSTTGFRADLAQARSMQAYGEGLPTRVFSMTERPGHSFNQGSVITTGRDLDVTVQGDGWISVLDKTGQEGLTRNGNLNVSDTGLLMNSAGQLILGENDAPITLPVPISKVEIGTDGTVSVVPQGAPADALEIVDRIKLTNTNNQSLFKDTNGLFRAKDPNQIYEADAGVTLLKGAIEGSNVNAVGEMTSLIDLQRQFEMQVKMMSTAEEMDKASDSLLRSS from the coding sequence ATGGATCGTTCACTGTTTCTCGCCATGAGCGGCGCAAAGCAAAATATGCAGGCAATGCAGCTGCGAGCGAATAACTTAGCTAACGTAAGCACAACTGGCTTTCGCGCAGACTTAGCGCAAGCACGCTCGATGCAAGCGTACGGCGAGGGTTTGCCAACGCGTGTGTTTAGCATGACTGAACGCCCAGGCCACAGTTTTAATCAAGGTAGCGTGATTACCACAGGTCGAGATCTCGACGTCACCGTACAAGGTGATGGCTGGATATCTGTTCTAGACAAAACGGGTCAGGAAGGTCTGACTCGTAATGGTAACCTGAACGTCAGTGATACCGGGTTACTTATGAACAGTGCCGGTCAGCTTATTCTCGGTGAGAATGATGCTCCTATTACGTTACCTGTTCCCATCAGCAAAGTTGAAATCGGTACCGATGGCACTGTGTCGGTTGTCCCTCAAGGCGCACCCGCAGACGCACTTGAAATTGTCGATCGAATTAAGCTGACGAATACCAACAATCAATCCCTATTTAAAGATACTAATGGCCTATTTAGAGCCAAAGATCCCAATCAAATTTATGAAGCTGATGCGGGCGTGACACTGCTTAAAGGCGCTATTGAAGGCAGTAATGTGAACGCAGTAGGCGAAATGACCAGTCTGATTGACTTACAGCGCCAGTTTGAAATGCAAGTCAAGATGATGAGTACCGCAGAAGAGATGGACAAGGCGTCCGACTCTCTACTACGCAGCAGCTAA
- the flgJ gene encoding flagellar assembly peptidoglycan hydrolase FlgJ, translating to MINNGNDIGFIHDISGLDRLRQNAVEGTEGDEQAALSAAAKQFEAIFTSMLFKSMREANADFESDLMNSQNQSFYRQMLDEQMASEMSANGSLGLADMIVAQLSTGSIENPNAAAPQENFEEMMQRVQQDKKIYAQNRVEKEQAQAVADVKAVSKTTETQSNSFDSPESFVSAMQPYADRAAKALGVDSSVLIAQAALETGWGQKVIQNGRGSSNNLFNIKADRSWQGDKMATQTLEYHSGVPVQERAAFRSYDSFQQSFDDYVQFLERNPRYNTALQSHQGDSEAFMRGIHQAGYATDPKYVDKVMSVKRRIDQM from the coding sequence ATGATTAACAACGGAAACGATATAGGCTTCATCCACGATATTTCAGGTCTAGACCGTCTGCGTCAAAATGCAGTAGAGGGCACTGAAGGCGATGAACAAGCGGCGTTGAGTGCGGCAGCTAAGCAATTTGAAGCGATTTTCACATCAATGCTGTTTAAATCTATGCGTGAGGCGAATGCTGACTTTGAATCAGATTTGATGAACAGCCAGAACCAAAGCTTTTACCGTCAGATGCTTGATGAGCAGATGGCATCAGAGATGAGTGCCAATGGCTCTCTGGGCTTAGCAGATATGATCGTTGCTCAGTTGAGTACGGGTAGCATCGAAAACCCAAATGCCGCAGCGCCTCAAGAGAACTTTGAAGAGATGATGCAGCGTGTTCAACAAGATAAAAAAATATACGCGCAAAATCGAGTTGAGAAAGAGCAAGCTCAAGCTGTTGCCGATGTTAAAGCGGTTTCCAAAACGACAGAAACACAATCTAACTCATTTGATTCTCCGGAAAGTTTTGTCTCTGCGATGCAGCCATATGCGGACCGAGCAGCGAAGGCTTTGGGTGTGGATTCATCAGTATTGATTGCACAAGCTGCGTTAGAAACAGGCTGGGGACAAAAAGTCATTCAAAACGGGCGTGGTAGTAGTAACAACCTGTTTAACATCAAAGCAGACCGAAGCTGGCAGGGAGATAAGATGGCGACTCAAACATTGGAATATCATTCTGGTGTACCTGTTCAAGAGCGTGCTGCTTTCCGTTCATATGATAGCTTCCAGCAAAGCTTTGATGACTATGTTCAATTTCTTGAGCGTAATCCACGATACAACACGGCATTGCAGAGCCACCAAGGCGACTCTGAAGCTTTCATGCGCGGCATTCACCAAGCGGGTTATGCAACCGATCCCAAGTATGTCGATAAAGTCATGAGCGTTAAGCGCCGAATCGATCAAATGTAA
- the flgL gene encoding flagellar hook-associated protein FlgL, translating into MLNRISSFHNYQSVQNDMRRQEGKIHQNHAQLASGKQLVQASDDPLASHYIQSISQQDTQLGHYIEGITLSRNRLNHEEVLLDNAEQFTDSAKRSVMEMINGAYSPQDRTAKKQDLQELTSNFLNLVNVQDESGNYIFAGTKPRYQPFYRDADGRVTYVGDDYQRKMKISNNMEIAMNDPGSKVFMEIPNPYGHYSASYNLVSGSELLFERAENTNNSDLSVYNVTFVDMGNGQFGYQLEQNGVAVKADIYDPSAGIEFNDLTIQFRGQIAAGDQVELGRREAFSVFDALQDAIDYAEGSVSDASNTAHLHQATEELSAAFVHLGQTRTEVGTRLSTLDIQEDQHKDFQMSLAKSKSNFEDLDYSKAVIEFSENSRALQASQLAFGKTKDLSLFNYL; encoded by the coding sequence ATGTTGAATCGAATTTCAAGCTTTCACAACTACCAGTCAGTGCAAAATGATATGCGCCGCCAAGAGGGAAAGATTCATCAGAATCATGCTCAACTTGCGTCGGGCAAGCAGTTGGTTCAGGCAAGCGATGATCCGCTTGCCTCGCATTACATTCAGAGTATCTCTCAACAAGATACTCAGCTTGGCCACTACATAGAAGGGATCACGCTGTCGCGCAACCGTCTTAATCATGAAGAGGTGCTGTTAGACAACGCAGAGCAATTTACAGACTCTGCGAAGCGCAGTGTGATGGAGATGATTAATGGTGCGTATTCCCCTCAAGATCGAACGGCCAAAAAGCAGGACCTCCAGGAGCTAACAAGTAACTTTCTCAACTTGGTCAATGTGCAAGACGAGTCGGGTAACTATATTTTTGCGGGCACAAAGCCTCGCTACCAACCTTTTTATCGAGATGCCGATGGGCGAGTCACTTACGTGGGTGATGACTATCAGCGCAAAATGAAGATCTCCAACAATATGGAGATAGCGATGAATGACCCCGGTAGCAAAGTGTTCATGGAGATACCGAATCCCTACGGTCATTACTCAGCGAGCTACAACTTGGTTTCTGGTTCTGAATTGTTATTCGAGCGCGCTGAAAACACCAATAACAGTGATTTGTCGGTGTATAACGTGACGTTTGTGGATATGGGTAATGGGCAATTTGGTTATCAGCTTGAGCAGAATGGCGTTGCGGTCAAAGCTGATATTTACGACCCAAGTGCCGGTATTGAGTTTAATGACCTTACTATCCAGTTTCGTGGTCAGATAGCTGCTGGCGATCAAGTCGAACTTGGACGCCGTGAAGCCTTCAGCGTGTTCGATGCGCTGCAAGACGCCATTGATTATGCCGAAGGTTCTGTCTCAGATGCATCAAATACAGCGCATCTACACCAAGCGACAGAAGAGCTTTCTGCCGCATTTGTTCATTTGGGACAAACGCGAACAGAAGTGGGTACTAGATTGAGTACACTCGATATTCAAGAAGACCAGCATAAAGATTTTCAAATGTCGCTCGCGAAATCCAAAAGTAACTTTGAAGACTTGGATTATTCAAAAGCGGTGATTGAGTTTAGTGAAAACTCCCGAGCATTACAGGCCTCACAGCTTGCATTCGGTAAGACAAAAGACTTGTCTTTGTTTAACTACCTATAG
- a CDS encoding flagellin, whose translation MTITVNTNVSAMTAQRYLNKASNDLNTSMERLSSGHKINSARDDAAGLQISNRLTAQSRGLDVAMRNANDGISIAQTAEGAMNESTSILQRMRDLSIQSANGTNTGADRIAINDEVEALQAELNRIAETTSFGGRKLLNGHFGEASFQIGAASGEAVIMGMTSIRADDHRMGGQSYFATNGKDALWGVDPAASDIKFDFNDKEGDPVSIEIFAKGGDDIEQLATYINGQTDQLQASVSENGELQVFFAEAEVEDLGAVTISGGLATDLGLNGAPKVDTTVHDIDVRTVAGSQNAVGIIDSALKYIDSQRADLGAKQNRFEHTINNLANIQENVEASNSRIKDTDFAKETTQMTKSQILQQAGTSILAQAKQLPNSAVTLLQ comes from the coding sequence ATGACCATTACGGTGAACACCAACGTTTCTGCCATGACGGCACAGCGTTACCTAAACAAGGCATCGAATGACCTTAATACGTCAATGGAACGCTTGTCTTCTGGACATAAGATCAACAGTGCTCGTGATGATGCTGCAGGTCTTCAAATTTCAAACCGCTTGACGGCTCAGTCGCGTGGTTTGGACGTTGCGATGCGCAACGCGAATGATGGTATTTCTATCGCACAAACGGCGGAAGGAGCGATGAATGAATCGACCTCTATTCTGCAGCGTATGCGTGATCTATCGATCCAATCAGCAAACGGTACCAACACGGGTGCGGATCGTATTGCCATCAATGATGAAGTAGAAGCACTACAAGCAGAGCTGAACCGTATTGCAGAAACGACCTCTTTCGGTGGGCGTAAACTGCTAAATGGTCACTTTGGAGAGGCATCATTCCAGATTGGCGCAGCTTCTGGTGAAGCGGTTATCATGGGGATGACAAGTATTCGTGCAGATGATCATCGTATGGGCGGTCAATCGTATTTTGCGACCAATGGTAAAGACGCATTGTGGGGGGTTGACCCTGCTGCGAGTGACATCAAATTTGACTTCAATGATAAAGAAGGCGACCCAGTGTCTATCGAAATCTTCGCTAAAGGTGGCGATGATATCGAGCAACTGGCGACCTACATCAATGGTCAAACCGACCAGCTTCAGGCGTCAGTAAGCGAAAATGGCGAGCTGCAGGTTTTCTTTGCAGAAGCAGAGGTTGAAGATCTTGGTGCGGTGACGATTTCGGGTGGTCTAGCGACGGACCTTGGCCTAAATGGTGCACCTAAAGTCGATACAACAGTACATGACATTGACGTACGTACGGTTGCTGGCTCACAAAATGCAGTCGGTATTATTGATTCAGCGTTGAAGTATATTGATTCACAACGCGCGGATCTTGGTGCGAAACAGAATCGCTTCGAACATACGATCAATAACTTGGCAAATATCCAAGAAAATGTTGAAGCGTCGAATAGCCGAATTAAAGACACGGACTTTGCGAAGGAAACGACGCAAATGACCAAGAGTCAAATCTTGCAACAAGCAGGGACTTCTATCCTTGCTCAAGCAAAACAGTTGCCAAACTCTGCAGTAACGTTGCTGCAGTAG
- the flgK gene encoding flagellar hook-associated protein FlgK: protein MASDLLNVGSQSVLTAQRQLNTTGHNISNANTEGYSRQSVIQGTAHPRQFGGQSYGMGVHVENVRRSWDQFAVKEKQIATTNYAAKADVEQNLEMMSQLTSSVSARKIPENLNDWFNSVKTLADTPNDVGARKVVIDQAAMVTNNLNEFHESVRLQAGELNRKLDVGVERMNQIGIEIRDLHRLMMRTPGPHNDLMDRHDQLIEELSEFTKVTVTNRANGEGFNVLIGNGHTLVSGTEASELKVIDGHPDVHQRRLAMVEGKGIKAISEKDIDGKIGAILTSRDEHIPLLLDEIGRVAAAFSYQVNDLQSQGLDLKGQVGKPLFTDVNSEAAAKARVVAAKDTQSELVVFIDDISQLRGGEYSVQFSNGQYHVINPLGEEAVIAPIGQELHFDGLRVEVRQGMAQGEKLFIRPTRHAAGEIKMTTSDPGDIAAQSFQASTTNAQGQADFKIVNVGTIKEFEVVVSPQGNEFAVTDTRGHILLPPQAYPPGGQVTVGGTVFELTEGALPNDKFTANLNAAEGDNGNLRKIQNLQTEKVMDDGETTLIGLYHNLNTDLAMKSSMASSETDMARMEKQAAEERIAAISGVNLDEEAANMMKFQQAYMASSRVMQTANDTFNTILALR from the coding sequence ATGGCGTCAGATCTTCTGAATGTAGGTTCACAAAGTGTTCTTACGGCTCAGAGACAACTGAACACCACAGGTCATAACATCTCGAATGCGAATACTGAAGGCTACAGCCGTCAGTCAGTCATTCAAGGGACGGCACACCCACGTCAGTTTGGTGGCCAGTCATACGGGATGGGTGTGCATGTGGAAAATGTTCGCCGCTCTTGGGATCAGTTTGCCGTTAAAGAGAAGCAGATTGCCACCACCAACTATGCTGCCAAAGCAGATGTTGAGCAAAACTTAGAGATGATGTCACAACTGACCTCATCGGTATCAGCGCGGAAAATCCCTGAAAACCTTAATGATTGGTTCAACTCAGTTAAAACACTGGCGGACACCCCAAACGACGTGGGTGCACGTAAGGTTGTTATCGACCAAGCGGCAATGGTGACCAATAACCTCAATGAGTTTCATGAGAGTGTGCGCCTGCAAGCTGGCGAGTTGAATCGTAAATTGGATGTGGGTGTTGAGCGTATGAATCAAATCGGTATCGAGATTCGTGATCTGCACCGACTGATGATGCGCACGCCCGGCCCACACAATGATCTGATGGACAGGCATGATCAGCTGATTGAAGAGCTGTCTGAATTTACCAAGGTGACAGTGACCAATCGCGCTAATGGCGAAGGCTTCAACGTGCTGATTGGCAACGGCCACACCCTAGTTTCTGGCACGGAAGCCAGCGAATTGAAAGTGATTGATGGTCATCCCGATGTGCATCAACGTCGACTTGCTATGGTGGAAGGAAAAGGCATTAAAGCCATTTCTGAAAAAGATATTGATGGCAAAATTGGCGCGATCTTAACCTCTCGAGATGAGCACATTCCTTTGCTACTCGATGAAATTGGTCGTGTCGCAGCCGCATTTTCATATCAAGTTAATGATCTACAAAGCCAAGGCTTAGATCTGAAAGGGCAAGTCGGTAAACCTTTGTTCACTGATGTGAACAGTGAGGCAGCAGCCAAAGCTCGTGTGGTGGCTGCAAAGGATACGCAATCAGAGCTGGTGGTGTTTATAGACGATATCTCGCAGCTGCGAGGTGGTGAGTATTCGGTGCAGTTCAGTAATGGACAATACCATGTGATTAACCCGCTAGGAGAAGAGGCAGTCATCGCTCCTATCGGTCAAGAGTTACACTTTGATGGATTGAGAGTGGAAGTGAGGCAGGGCATGGCACAGGGTGAAAAGTTGTTCATTCGACCAACACGTCATGCTGCGGGTGAAATCAAGATGACCACCTCGGATCCTGGTGATATTGCCGCACAGAGTTTCCAAGCATCAACGACGAATGCACAGGGTCAAGCTGACTTCAAAATTGTCAACGTGGGCACGATAAAAGAATTTGAAGTTGTCGTCTCACCACAAGGTAATGAGTTTGCCGTGACAGACACGAGAGGGCATATTTTGCTGCCTCCACAGGCTTATCCGCCAGGTGGTCAAGTGACGGTAGGCGGAACCGTGTTTGAACTTACAGAAGGAGCTTTACCGAATGATAAGTTCACCGCGAATTTGAACGCTGCGGAAGGTGACAACGGCAACTTGCGTAAAATCCAGAATCTACAGACAGAAAAGGTGATGGATGATGGAGAGACAACGCTGATTGGTCTTTATCACAACCTGAACACAGATTTGGCGATGAAGAGCTCGATGGCATCAAGTGAAACGGATATGGCGCGAATGGAAAAGCAGGCAGCTGAAGAGCGTATTGCAGCGATTTCTGGGGTAAACCTGGATGAAGAGGCGGCAAATATGATGAAGTTTCAGCAAGCCTATATGGCTTCATCACGCGTTATGCAGACCGCAAACGACACCTTTAATACCATTTTGGCATTGCGCTGA
- the flgH gene encoding flagellar basal body L-ring protein FlgH, with protein sequence MKRLLPCVFAVLMTGCVGMQSPETPEDVSGVTDVDAVEGSQDESGGLVDVLRRRTDPVQGDPAWAPIHPKHQPEHYAAETGSLFNTASLNSLYDDTKPRGLGDIITVMLDEKTKAAKSSDADLSKNNDASMDPLMVGGQELNVGNYNFSYEMSNDNNFSGSAAANQSNSLSGSITVEVIEVLANGNLIIRGEKWLTLNTGDEYIRLSGTIRPDDIGFDNTIASTRISNARIQYSGTGTNQDMQEPGFLARFFNVTM encoded by the coding sequence ATGAAGCGTTTATTACCTTGTGTTTTTGCCGTGCTAATGACGGGTTGTGTTGGTATGCAATCACCAGAGACACCGGAAGATGTGTCCGGCGTGACGGATGTGGATGCGGTAGAAGGTAGCCAAGACGAAAGCGGTGGCCTCGTGGATGTATTACGTCGCCGAACTGATCCAGTCCAAGGTGACCCCGCGTGGGCGCCAATTCATCCAAAACACCAGCCAGAACACTACGCGGCAGAAACAGGCTCCTTGTTTAATACCGCAAGTTTGAACAGCCTATACGATGACACTAAGCCAAGAGGCCTCGGTGATATCATTACTGTGATGCTTGACGAAAAAACCAAAGCGGCGAAAAGCTCAGATGCCGATCTTTCCAAGAATAATGATGCCTCTATGGATCCGCTCATGGTGGGTGGCCAAGAGTTGAATGTTGGCAATTACAACTTCTCTTACGAAATGAGTAACGACAACAATTTCAGTGGCAGCGCAGCAGCAAACCAAAGTAACAGCTTATCGGGTTCGATCACCGTTGAAGTAATTGAGGTGCTAGCGAATGGCAATCTAATCATTCGTGGTGAAAAGTGGTTGACACTGAACACCGGTGACGAATACATCCGTTTAAGCGGCACAATTCGTCCAGATGATATCGGCTTTGACAATACCATTGCTTCAACACGAATTTCTAACGCAAGAATCCAATACTCAGGTACGGGAACGAACCAAGATATGCAAGAGCCTGGATTCTTGGCACGATTTTTTAATGTAACCATGTAA
- the flgG gene encoding flagellar basal-body rod protein FlgG, which translates to MHPALWVSKTGLDAQQTNISTISNNLANASTIGYKKSRAVFEDLFYQNINQPGGQSSQNTELPSGLMLGAGSKVVATQKVHTQGNTQTTSNALDLMIEGDGFFQVLMPDGNIGYTRNGQFTVNGEGQIVTSGAGYTLEPEIEIPDDAISITVGNDGEVSVRIRGQQDNQVLGQITTVDFINPGGLEPIGQNLYLPTGASGDPQEGVPGLDGFGSVRQSMLETSNVNVTEELVNMIEAQRVYEMNSKVISSVDKMMSFVNQQL; encoded by the coding sequence ATGCATCCGGCATTATGGGTTAGTAAAACAGGTTTAGATGCGCAGCAGACGAACATCTCAACCATCTCAAACAACTTGGCGAACGCATCGACCATCGGCTACAAAAAAAGCCGCGCCGTATTTGAAGACTTGTTCTATCAGAATATCAATCAACCTGGTGGCCAGTCGTCACAGAACACTGAGCTACCGAGTGGCCTAATGCTCGGTGCGGGTTCAAAAGTTGTGGCAACACAAAAGGTGCACACTCAGGGTAATACGCAAACGACGTCTAACGCACTGGATCTGATGATTGAGGGTGATGGCTTTTTCCAAGTATTGATGCCTGATGGTAATATCGGTTACACCCGTAATGGTCAGTTTACGGTCAACGGCGAGGGGCAAATTGTTACCTCTGGTGCTGGTTACACGCTAGAGCCTGAAATTGAGATTCCAGATGATGCCATCAGCATTACTGTCGGCAATGATGGTGAAGTATCAGTGCGAATTCGCGGTCAACAAGACAACCAAGTGCTAGGTCAGATTACGACGGTTGATTTCATTAACCCTGGTGGCCTTGAACCCATTGGTCAAAACCTCTACTTGCCAACAGGTGCGAGTGGAGACCCACAGGAGGGTGTGCCTGGGTTAGATGGTTTTGGTAGTGTTCGTCAATCAATGTTGGAAACGTCGAACGTTAACGTGACTGAGGAGCTGGTTAATATGATTGAAGCTCAGCGCGTTTACGAAATGAACTCCAAAGTGATCTCATCCGTCGATAAGATGATGAGCTTCGTGAACCAACAGCTGTAA
- a CDS encoding flagellar hook assembly protein FlgD: MAGINNLGGQSGLSYVDQLKALQEEKKPNETTGKQDLKQEDFLSLLTKQLAQQDPFKPVGNDQMIAQMASFATVDGIGQMNSQFETLNTSMTSNQALQASTLVGRDVLVPGAAGMKQEDAGMAAMVKLPQAIDGLFVRIENEMGQLVSTFEVGAQPAGDNRIEWDGNDDNGNPLPGGKYRVKASGLMDGESREFEVSTYANVNSVLLGKGDGNVLLNLAGFESPVRLAEVLEVGNA, encoded by the coding sequence ATGGCTGGAATCAATAATCTTGGTGGTCAAAGTGGCTTGTCCTATGTTGACCAGCTTAAAGCCCTGCAAGAAGAGAAAAAGCCAAATGAAACAACAGGTAAACAGGATTTAAAACAAGAAGACTTCTTGTCCCTGCTTACGAAACAGTTGGCTCAGCAGGATCCTTTTAAGCCGGTCGGCAACGACCAGATGATCGCACAGATGGCATCATTTGCGACGGTTGATGGTATTGGTCAAATGAACTCTCAGTTTGAAACGCTGAATACGTCAATGACCTCAAACCAAGCACTACAGGCTTCTACGCTTGTAGGTCGTGACGTTCTTGTTCCTGGCGCAGCTGGGATGAAGCAAGAAGATGCGGGTATGGCGGCAATGGTGAAACTCCCTCAAGCGATAGATGGGCTGTTTGTTCGTATTGAAAACGAAATGGGACAGCTCGTGAGTACCTTTGAAGTAGGAGCACAGCCAGCAGGCGATAACCGTATCGAATGGGACGGCAATGATGATAACGGTAACCCATTGCCTGGCGGCAAGTACAGAGTGAAAGCCTCTGGCTTAATGGATGGCGAGAGTCGTGAGTTTGAAGTTTCAACTTATGCAAACGTCAACAGCGTACTTCTCGGCAAGGGTGATGGCAACGTACTGCTCAATCTGGCTGGCTTTGAGTCGCCAGTTCGACTAGCTGAAGTACTTGAAGTTGGCAATGCGTAA
- the flgE gene encoding flagellar hook protein FlgE, with translation MSYVALSGLSAAQLDLNTTSNNIANANTFGFKESRAEFGDVYSTSLFTNAKTTPGQGAQAQKVAQQFHEGSSIYTNNPLDLRIQGTGFFAVAKEKFIPQQNELTRNGAFHINKDNYIVSSNDQFLLGYDVNRETGEVLSYEPGPLNIPPEFGKPKMSSNIEVGVNLPANAETKNPLMFDHTDPDTYNRATSSTIYDSMGQAYKLTTYYLKDQNSPNTWQKYYTVTDSAGEKPVDIQNGDVTTPTGHVGHSMTFNNDGTLDTINSGNPVITEQLGAAGVDLNGADPAQTLNFNLQESTQFAAPFEITKMTDDGATTGFLTKIDFDEYGSVLATYSNGENVTLGRVAMVRVPNEQGLDKKGGTQWDSTQFSGDKIWGESNKGSFGSISNGTLEQSNIDMTQELVDLISAQRNFQANSRSLEVHNQLQQNILQIR, from the coding sequence ATGTCATATGTAGCTTTGAGTGGTTTATCTGCTGCTCAATTAGACTTAAACACAACCAGTAACAACATTGCGAACGCCAACACGTTCGGCTTTAAAGAGTCTCGTGCTGAGTTTGGTGATGTGTATTCTACATCACTATTCACGAATGCGAAAACAACCCCAGGACAGGGTGCACAAGCACAGAAAGTGGCACAGCAGTTCCACGAAGGGTCTAGTATTTATACTAACAACCCGCTTGATTTGCGTATTCAGGGAACGGGCTTCTTTGCGGTTGCCAAAGAGAAGTTTATTCCTCAGCAAAATGAGCTGACACGTAATGGTGCGTTTCATATCAACAAAGACAACTATATCGTCTCCTCAAACGATCAGTTTCTTTTAGGTTATGATGTGAATCGTGAGACTGGTGAAGTACTGTCTTATGAGCCGGGTCCACTGAATATTCCGCCAGAGTTTGGCAAACCAAAAATGAGTTCAAACATTGAAGTGGGTGTAAACCTTCCTGCGAATGCAGAAACGAAAAACCCACTCATGTTTGATCATACTGATCCAGATACGTATAACCGTGCAACATCTTCGACGATCTATGACTCGATGGGGCAAGCTTACAAGCTGACGACTTACTACCTGAAAGATCAAAACAGTCCGAATACTTGGCAGAAGTACTACACAGTCACGGATTCAGCAGGTGAAAAGCCTGTCGACATTCAGAACGGTGATGTTACCACCCCAACGGGTCATGTTGGTCACTCAATGACGTTTAACAACGATGGTACTCTCGATACTATCAACAGCGGAAATCCAGTGATTACTGAACAATTGGGTGCTGCGGGTGTTGACCTTAACGGTGCTGATCCTGCGCAGACGTTGAATTTTAACCTGCAAGAGTCAACTCAGTTTGCCGCGCCATTTGAAATCACTAAGATGACAGACGACGGTGCTACAACAGGCTTCCTGACTAAGATTGACTTTGATGAGTACGGTAGCGTCTTGGCAACATACTCTAATGGTGAAAACGTAACGCTTGGCCGTGTCGCTATGGTACGTGTACCTAACGAACAAGGTCTTGATAAGAAAGGCGGCACACAGTGGGATTCAACGCAGTTCTCAGGTGACAAAATCTGGGGTGAATCTAACAAAGGTTCATTCGGTAGTATCAGTAACGGTACACTAGAGCAGTCAAACATCGATATGACGCAAGAGTTGGTTGATTTGATCTCTGCGCAACGTAATTTCCAAGCAAACTCACGCTCATTGGAAGTTCATAACCAGTTGCAACAGAATATCCTACAGATCCGCTAA